In Arvicola amphibius chromosome 1, mArvAmp1.2, whole genome shotgun sequence, one DNA window encodes the following:
- the Zp1 gene encoding zona pellucida sperm-binding protein 1, whose protein sequence is MTWGSFAALLLLLVAAPLRLSQHLHPKPGRGYSYDCGVQGMQLLVLPRPNQTIRFKVLDEFGNRFEVNNCSVCYHWVISEPQEPAVFSAGYKGCHVLEKDGRFHLRVFVQAVLPNGQVDMAQDVTLICPKADHVGTPDPYLAPPTTPQPFTPQTFDPHPNSGHTLAGPGHTLLSTLYPEHSFINATPTPPPPGPGPAGPTVPHPQWGTLGPWGLPKLDSVGTHLPQERCQVASGHIPCMLKSSSKEACQQAGCCYDNTTEVPCYYGNTVTLQCFRSGYFTLAMSQETALTHRVTLNNVRLAYASNGCPPTQKTSAFVVFHVPLTLCGTTIQVVGEQLIYENQLVSSIDVQKGPQGSITRDSVFRLHVRCIFNASDFLPIQASIFSPPSPAPVTQSGPLRLELRIAKDKTFSSFYQEDDYPLVRLLQEPVHVEIRLLQRTDPSLVLVLHQCWATPTASPFQQPQWPILSDGCPFRGDNYRTQMVALDRTELPFWSHYQRFTVATFTLLDSSSQNALRGLVYFFCSASVCYPEGPKACSTICDSGMARNRRSSGHHNGTNQALDIVSSPGAVGFEDAAKLEPSGSPRNSSSRPLLWVLLLLLAITLVLGAGVFVGLGWTWAQKLWEGTRC, encoded by the exons ATGACCTGGGGTTCCTTTGCGgccctgcttctgctgctggTGGCAGCTCCCCTGAGATTGAGTCAGCATCTGCACCCCAAGCCTGGCCGTGGATACAGCTACGACTGTGGGGTGCAGGGTATGCAGCTGCTGGTGCTCCCCAGGCCAAACCAGACTATCCGATTCAAGGTGCTGG ACGAATTTGGGAACCGGTTTGAGGTGAATAACTGCTCTGTCTGCtaccactgggtcatctctgaGCCCCAGGAGCCCGCAGTATTCTCAGCTGGCTACAAAGGCTGCCACGTGTTGGAGAAG GATGGGCGGTTCCACCTGAGGGTGTTCGTGCAAGCTGTGCTACCCAATGGCCAAGTGGATATGGCACAAGATGTCACTCTGATCTGTCCCAAAGCAGACCACGTTGGGACTCCGGACCCCTACCTGGCTCCACCCACCACACCTCAGCCTTTTACACCTCAGACTTTTGACCCCCACCCCAATTCTGGCCACACCTTGGCTGGGCCTGGCCACACTCTGCTCAGCACATTGTACCCAGAGCACAGTTTCATAAATGCAACTCCTACTCCACCACCCCCGGGACCCGGACCCGCTGGACCCACTGTGCCTCATCCCCAGTGGGGCACCTTGGGACCCTGGGGATTGCCTAAGCTGGATTCTGTAG GAACACATCTGCCCCAGGAGCGGTGCCAGGTAGCCTCTGGGCACATACCCTGCATGTTAAAAAGTAGTTCCAAGGAAGCCTGTCAGCAGGCTGGCTGCTGCTATGACAACACCACAGAAGTGCCCTGTTACTACGGCAACACAG TCACTCTCCAGTGTTTCCGAAGTGGCTACTTCACTCTGGCCATGTCCCAAGAAACAGCCTTGACCCACAGGGTCACGTTGAACAATGTCCGCCTGGCCTATGCCTCCAATGGATGCCCCCCAACCCAGAAGACAAGTGCTTTCGTGGTCTTCCATGTCCCCCTCACCCTCTGTGGAACAACAATCCAG GTGGTTGGGGAGCAGCTCATCTATGAGAACCAGCTGGTGTCTAGCATCGATGTCCAAAAGGGACCGCAGGGTTCCATCACTCGGGACAGTGTCTTCCG GCTTCACGTTCGCTGTATCTTCAATGCCAGTGACTTCCTGCCCATCCAGGCTTCTATCTTCTCGCCCCCATCACCTGCCCCTGTGACCCAGTCTGGACCCTTGCGGCTGGAGCTGAGGATTGCCAAGG ATAAGACTTTCAGCTCCTTCTATCAGGAGGATGACTACCCCCTTGTGAGATTGCTCCAGGAACCAGTCCACGTGGAGATCCGTCTCCTGCAGAGAACAGACCCCAGCCTGGTCCTGGTACTACACCAGTGCTGGGCCACTCCCACTGCCAGCCCCTTCCAGCAGCCCCAGTGGCCTATTCTGTCAGATGG GTGTCCCTTCAGGGGTGACAACTACAGAACACAAATGGTGGCCTTGGACAGGACAGAGCTGCCTTTCTGGTCACACTACCAGCGGTTCACCGTTGCCACCTTCACTCTCCTTGACTCCAGTTCCCAGAATGCCCTTAGGGGACTG GTCTATTTCTTCTGTAGTGCCTCTGTCTGCTACCCTGAGGGGCCCAAGGCATGCTCTACTATCTGTGACTCTGGGATGGCAA GGAACCGCCGATCCTCTGGTCACCACAATGGCACTAATCAGGCCTTGGACATTGTGAGTTCTCCAGGAGCAGTGGGCTTTGAGGACGCTGCTAAACTCGAGCCTTCAG GCTCCCCCAGGAACTCAAGTTCAAGACCCCTGCTCTGGGTACTCCTCCTCCTGCTGGCTATCACCCTTGTCCTGGGAGCTGGTGTCTTTGTGGGGCTGGGCTGGACCTGGGCCCAGAAACTCTGGGAAGGCACCAGATGTTAA